A window of Diospyros lotus cultivar Yz01 chromosome 14, ASM1463336v1, whole genome shotgun sequence contains these coding sequences:
- the LOC127790056 gene encoding presenilin-like protein At1g08700 isoform X7, translated as MEGSILESIGLEIIGVMSPVSICMLLVVLLVYSLSAPSSSAPIRTAANLVYLESPSDSATQKLEGALLNALVFVVFIALVTFLLVLLYYYNFTNFLKNYTRFSAFFVLGTMGGSIFLSLIQHFSIPIDSITCFVLLLNFTVVGVLSVFSGAVPIFLRQAYMVALGIIVAAWFTKLPEWTTWVLLVALAVYDLVAVLAPGGPLKILVELASSRDEELPALVYEARPTVSRNVGSGGSSLGLLVGGVSDSNSVELQDLSRNNQNRNQGSVENRECAAIEIENSRHHEVAIGSEEVETSPLVPNVQARLSSSSGSSEFSVVDTASDRNRQYGHVQSEIVVDEERFPLVERLGLDNEREPAGRDGFETSESTSRELIIKDIILAF; from the exons ATGGAAGGCAGCATTCTGGAGTCCATCGGACTCGAGATTATCGGCGTGATGTCTCCGGTCTCCATCTGCATGCTTCTCGTCGTCCTCCTCGTCTACTCCCTGTCCGCTCCCTCCTCCTCGGCGCCGATCCGCACCGCCGCCAACCTCGTCTACCTCGAGAGCCCCTCCGACTCCGCCACTCAGAAGCTCGAAGGCGCGCTGCTCAATGCCCTAGTTTTCGTCGTCTTCATCGCTCTTGTTACCTTCCTCCTCGTCCTCCTCTACTACTACAACTTCACCAATTTCCTCAAGAACTACACGCGCTTCTCCGCCTTCTTCGTGCTCGGCACTATGGGCGGCTCGATCTTCCTCTCCCTAATCCAGCATTTCTCCATACCTATCGACTCGATTACTTGTTTCGTTTTGCTTCTGAATTTTACGGTTGTGGGGGTGCTCTCTGTGTTCTCGGGTGCCGTACCTATATTCTTGCGACAGGCGTATATGGTTGCTTTGGGGATAATTGTGGCGGCTTGGTTTACCAAATTGCCTGAGTGGACCACTTGGGTTTTGCTGGTGGCGCTGGCTGTATATGATTTGGTTGCGGTTTTGGCACCTGGTGGACCCCTCAAGATATTGGTGGAATTGGCTTCGAGTCGGGATGAGGAGCTTCCTGCTCTGGTGTACGAGGCTCGGCCTACGGTTTCCAGAAATGTAGGGAGCGGGGGCTCTAGTTTGGGTCTTCTGGTTGGTGGGGTTTCGGACTCTAATTCAGTGGAGCTTCAGGATTTGTCCAGGAACAATCAGAACCGAAATCAGGGTTCAGTGGAAAACCGGGAGTGTGCTGCCATTGAGATTGAAAATTCTCGACATCATGAAGTTGCAATCGGGAGTGAAGAGGTTGAGACCTCGCCATTAGTGCCTAATGTGCAGGCAAGACTATCGTCAAGTAGCGGGTCTTCTGAGTTCTCAGTAGTGGATACTGCTTCAGATAGGAACAGACAATATGGGCATGTGCAATCTGAAAttgttgttgatgaagaaaGGTTTCCCCTTGTTGAAAGGTTGGGCTTGGATAATGAGAGAGAACCTGCAGGGAGGGATGGCTTTGAGACCTCTGAGTCGACAAGTCGAG AATTGATTATCAAGGATATCATACTTGCCTTCTAA
- the LOC127790056 gene encoding presenilin-like protein At1g08700 isoform X3: MEGSILESIGLEIIGVMSPVSICMLLVVLLVYSLSAPSSSAPIRTAANLVYLESPSDSATQKLEGALLNALVFVVFIALVTFLLVLLYYYNFTNFLKNYTRFSAFFVLGTMGGSIFLSLIQHFSIPIDSITCFVLLLNFTVVGVLSVFSGAVPIFLRQAYMVALGIIVAAWFTKLPEWTTWVLLVALAVYDLVAVLAPGGPLKILVELASSRDEELPALVYEARPTVSRNVGSGGSSLGLLVGGVSDSNSVELQDLSRNNQNRNQGSVENRECAAIEIENSRHHEVAIGSEEVETSPLVPNVQARLSSSSGSSEFSVVDTASDRNRQYGHVQSEIVVDEERFPLVERLGLDNEREPAGRDGFETSESTSRGIKLGLGDFVFYSVLVGRAAMYDLMTVYACYLAIISGLGCTLILLAVCRHALPALPISIALGIMFYFLTRLLMEPFVVGTSINLMMF; encoded by the coding sequence ATGGAAGGCAGCATTCTGGAGTCCATCGGACTCGAGATTATCGGCGTGATGTCTCCGGTCTCCATCTGCATGCTTCTCGTCGTCCTCCTCGTCTACTCCCTGTCCGCTCCCTCCTCCTCGGCGCCGATCCGCACCGCCGCCAACCTCGTCTACCTCGAGAGCCCCTCCGACTCCGCCACTCAGAAGCTCGAAGGCGCGCTGCTCAATGCCCTAGTTTTCGTCGTCTTCATCGCTCTTGTTACCTTCCTCCTCGTCCTCCTCTACTACTACAACTTCACCAATTTCCTCAAGAACTACACGCGCTTCTCCGCCTTCTTCGTGCTCGGCACTATGGGCGGCTCGATCTTCCTCTCCCTAATCCAGCATTTCTCCATACCTATCGACTCGATTACTTGTTTCGTTTTGCTTCTGAATTTTACGGTTGTGGGGGTGCTCTCTGTGTTCTCGGGTGCCGTACCTATATTCTTGCGACAGGCGTATATGGTTGCTTTGGGGATAATTGTGGCGGCTTGGTTTACCAAATTGCCTGAGTGGACCACTTGGGTTTTGCTGGTGGCGCTGGCTGTATATGATTTGGTTGCGGTTTTGGCACCTGGTGGACCCCTCAAGATATTGGTGGAATTGGCTTCGAGTCGGGATGAGGAGCTTCCTGCTCTGGTGTACGAGGCTCGGCCTACGGTTTCCAGAAATGTAGGGAGCGGGGGCTCTAGTTTGGGTCTTCTGGTTGGTGGGGTTTCGGACTCTAATTCAGTGGAGCTTCAGGATTTGTCCAGGAACAATCAGAACCGAAATCAGGGTTCAGTGGAAAACCGGGAGTGTGCTGCCATTGAGATTGAAAATTCTCGACATCATGAAGTTGCAATCGGGAGTGAAGAGGTTGAGACCTCGCCATTAGTGCCTAATGTGCAGGCAAGACTATCGTCAAGTAGCGGGTCTTCTGAGTTCTCAGTAGTGGATACTGCTTCAGATAGGAACAGACAATATGGGCATGTGCAATCTGAAAttgttgttgatgaagaaaGGTTTCCCCTTGTTGAAAGGTTGGGCTTGGATAATGAGAGAGAACCTGCAGGGAGGGATGGCTTTGAGACCTCTGAGTCGACAAGTCGAGGTATAAAACTTGGTCTAGGGGACTTTGTGTTTTACAGCGTGCTTGTGGGTAGAGCTGCAATGTACGATCTGATGACTGTGTATGCTTGTTACCTTGCAATTATATCTGGGCTCGGATGCACTCTTATTCTGTTAGCTGTGTGCCGTCACGCCCTGCCTGCTCTCCCAATTTCTATTGCTCTGGGGATCATGTTTTACTTCTTGACTCGGTTGTTAATGGAACCTTTTGTAGTTGGGACGtccattaatttgatgatgttttga